TCCGAGCTCTGGCGATTGCATTGGCGGAACGCGGTTATGTCACAATGGCCGTTGGATATCGCCTGGGACATGAAGCAAAGTTTCCGGCAGGAATTCAGGACTGCAATGCCGCCGTCCGGTTTTTGCGGGGAGAAGCAAAACAGTATCATGTGAATCCACAGCAAATTGGTGCCGTGGGAGGTTCTGCCGGCGGTCATCTGGTCGGACTTATGGCGGCGGCACCGCATGTCAAAACATTGCAGGGAGACGCCGGTCACCAAGATCAGTCTTCTGCACTGCAGGCAGCCATCGTCATGGCGGGGCCGATGCAGATGGCTACGGGCTCAGTCGCGGAACGCTCTCACAAGGATCCCCAGAAATCCAATTCGAATCAGTGGCTGGGAAAAACCATTGATGAAGCACCCGAGTTATATGAACTCAGTGACGCGTATCTGCATCTTTCCGAGCAGACTCCGCCACTGCTATTCATGATGGGAGAGCACGATCATCCCGAACGGAACGCGCCTTCGCGTGAAAAACTGACGTCGCTGGGCGTCAAGACCGGCGTCAAAGTGTATCCCAACGGGAAACATGGTTGCTGGAATCAACTCCCCTGGTTCAACGACATGGTCGCTGACATGGATCAGTTTTTTCAGGAACACCTGAAATAAGCAAAATGATAATGAGAATGAAAGAGGGCAATGGCCCGTTTACTTGTCCTCTTCATCCTCATCATCGAATTCGTACTCATCGCTGAAATCAAATTCTTCGTCTTCGATCTCACCACTGATTTCACTGTCGCTGAACTCATCTTCTTCGCCGAAATCCAGGTCATCTCCTGAGGCCGCCATTTCGTCGTCGTCTTCAAATTCGTCTTCGGCGAATTCATCGGAAAGTTCGGCTGCCGAATCAGAAGCATATTCATCTTCTTCAGCTGCAGGCTCGGGCTGATCCTCGTCTTTCGCTTTTTTCTTCGAGGCTCCTTTGGGGCCAAAAATCAAAGCACCAATTGGTAAGATTGTCAGAAAGCCACTCAGCAAAAGCGTCAGTCCTGCCACACCAAGCAGGGGGGTCGACATGGCTTCTGCATGATTCAGAAATGCCATCACCAGCAGGTAAGTCAAAAAACCACCGGGTATTGCCGCTACCAGTGACATCAGAGGGAGTTGAAGTTTCGACACAATCACTGTTCCTGAAATGGGCTTAAATTCAAAAGCGGAATATCATTGACAAGCGCCGTGCCGATGCAAAATCGAACTAAGCAGCACTTTGACACTATCGTAAAGTGGCATCAGACGGCTTTTCAAGTCTGGATTTTAAAATGTTCTCTTTAAATATAGAGTCCGGTTTGACTGTCTCACCTGTTTGCTGGTATTGGTAATGCAGATATGTCGTATTTAATCGGTTTATCTGAACTAAGTATCACAACAGTTATAATCCGGTATTTTAATGAATGAGCTTGAAAAAAAGAGGGAATGATGCCTGGATCCAGATGGAATCAGTTGAATCAGAACATCGTGAATTGCACGAAATGTGAACGATTACTGGCCCATTGTCAAAAAATCGCCGCTGAAAAACGAAAGTCATTTCAAGATTGGGAGTACTGGGGCAAACCAGTTCCTAATTTTGGCGACCCACAGGCGGAATTGTTGATTGTGGGACTCGCACCCGCTGCACACGGGGCAAACCGCACCGGCCGCATGTTTACGGGAGACCGAAGCGGAGACTGGCTGTACCGGGCACTGTTCAAAGCAGGCTTCGCGAATCAGCCTCAGGCAGAGCACATAGACGATGGACTGCAACTACGAAACTGTGTAATCACCGCCACCTGCCATTGTGCCCCCCCGGCCAATAAACCGACGCGTGAAGAAATTGAAAACTGTCATCCCTGGCTGGAACAGACGGTCGACCTGCTTCCCGTCAAAGTCTTTCTGGCATTAGGGCAGATCGGCTGGAAAGCGGTACTGGATTTCAAAAAACGCCAGGGGATCAACTGGACCGGCAAACGCCCCGCTTTCTCACATGGCGCCTCATTTCAATTCCCCGATGGGCACTGGCTGGTCGGCAGCTATCACCCCAGCCAACAGAATACCTTTACCGGGCGGTTGACCGAACCCATGTTCGACTCGGTGTTTGAGCTGGTCAAAACCAAATTGCAAGAAACCTCATAGGCGTCGAGACAACATTATTTCCGGTCTTCCATGCCCACCACACGATGGAAGTGGAGTTCGACTTCGCGATCGATGACTCGACGGACCCCTTCCACGAGACATTCCGGCTCATGCTCCGTTTCACCAATTCGCTTGATCTCTTTTAATGATGTCCCCGGTGAAACCGTGAACGCGTTCTGATGGATGATCTGATTGCCCGCGTCTAATTCTGGAATAATAAAATGAATCGTGGCGCCAAACGTCAGCATATGATGGCTGAACGCATCTTCGTAAGGTTGGAAACCGGGATAAGAAGGGAGTAGCCCGTGATGCAGGTTGATGATTCTCCCACCGGCAAAACTCCAGCAGATACTGGGGGGCAAAACGCGCATGTAACGGGCCAGCAAAACATAATCGATATCGTAGGAGTCGAACAGTTCGACCATACGGGAATTATCCGGGTTACCGCGATCATCGCCGATATTGTGAAAATCAACCTGATGCCTGTCGGCTAAAGCCTGACAGCGATCCCGATTTCCAATAATTACAGCGGGCTCTGCATTGACGACACCAGACTGAATAGCATTCAGCACGGCTTCCGCAGGTTCACTACGAAAGGTCGTACAAATGGCAAGGCGTGGGGGACGATCATGTTCATCCCGCGCCCAGACCCTCAAGGTCAGTCCCTTTTGCGTGCCGATCTGCATGATCCGCTCGCGCAGAACTGCAATGGGTTCCACGTCGATCGGCCAGTCGATTCGCAGCAACATCGCAAACAGATGCTCGGAATCATGGTCGTACATCTGAATTTCGTGAATATTCGCCCCCACACCTGTGACATAATGCACGATGGGATCAGCTAATCCACGATTGTCCGGACCGACGGCGGAAATGGTAACCTGCATAGCTAAAAAACGCTTTCTAAATTAGATCATTCACTCGTGCGTAACGACACGAATTATCTCTCACTTAACTTTAACACATGACTGCGTTTCTTACTGAAATAAAGTCGATTGGTTAATCAGGTTTTCCGGGAGACCATTTATACTTGCATTTGATCGCCAACCGCTGTGCCGACAATTTAACAGTTCCCTTGAATTCATTGATTTAGTAAACTCTTACTATAGGAGGCTTTACACTCATTGCATTTCGACACACGTAAAAAATCGCAAACAAATATTTAACATGGACTGAGCATTTTGTTTCACGAATTGTACAAAATCGTTCATCATAATATCCACCAGAAGACACCATATGATCAGGTACAAAATCACCTATACACACACTAAACACTACCGATAAAAGTGATTAGGAAGCTTTTTTTGAAATTGCGATTTGAATCGTTTGGAAAGAATCTCAGCTTGGCATGTTCTCTGCGTTTTATTCAGCTTAGCAGTTTGGGAATTCAATGAAACAGACCTGTAAAAAGGCTGACCCCAAACGCAATTTGTATGAACCGGTTCTCACATCTTCGTTTGGTTCTCCTGAGTTTTCTGGTTAGTGGGTCATCTCAACCAGTCATTCTGACTGTAACGGATACTTTCTAACAATTGCTGAAGTGTATGGCACCATCCATACCTGACACATTCTCTCGGTTCAAGATTTCTCAATCTCGGACCTGATTTTTGTCCTCTCTAAAAAGGAACTCATTATGATTAATCAATTCTGGAAAGAAGAAGCGGGCTTCATTATCGCCTCAGAACTCGTTCTCATACTCACCATCGGCTGCATGGCGATGATAGTAGGCCTCAGCCAGATTGCTGTCGCTGTGAACACAGAACTCAACGATCTCTCAAATGCCTTTGGATCATTCAATCAAAGTTACGTAGCCACAGGTTTTGAGGGGAATGATTCATTGTATCTTGGGTCCATGTTCCTGGACACGGTCGATGACTGTGATTTGAACACGACCTGTGACTTGTTAATACCGGCTAGCAGATCAAGTTCTGAAGGCGGAATCTTGAGGTAAGAGTTAATTCGATCGGTTCAAAAAGAGTGATTCGATTGCAACTCTGACCAGATCTCCGGGAGAGGTTCGGCTCTTCCGGAGATCCTTATCCAAAACAAATTCGATTTTCCGCTGCTAGTTTTGAGTCTTAAATGATGTCAAAAATCAAATGGCACAACTGAAACAGGGTCTGGAATTTATCTTGAGAGTGGAACTGCTTTTAAGATAAATCAACAGATTATGATCAATAAAACGATTTGTAGGACATTATAAACAGAAAATGTAAAGCAGTGTTTCAGATTCCTTACAAATAGGCCACATCTTAAGCCATCGTGCGACTTATAGCTGCAGCAATTCCGCATGTTAAACCTGAACAATAAAAGGCGTTAGCGAAAGTTTTCCTGATCTACCCATTGTAGGGCTTGTAAAGATTACGCCTTCGGCACGATCTGTGCGATCACCATAACCAGCATAGTGGGAAAACTCTGCTTCGGACCTGTGACTTACAGGTTCGCGTTCCAAAGACAATATGGGTGAACCGGTTCTCATATTTTCGCTGGTAGCAGAAGCAGACTGTTTCCCCGATCGCTGGAAGTATTCTGATAAGTTCCTTGGTGCTTGTCCGGTCTTTCAGTGATCAATGCTGGTGCATTTGCGTGAAATCACGTGGATGTAGTCTCTCGCGGTTCATGATTTCTCGATCTGAATCGAAAACAAAAACTCTTATTCTCAAGTAAAACAATTAAGGAACTCAAACATGTTGAATCAACTTTGGAATGACGAAGCTGGTTTCGTAATTTCTGCGGAATTAGTTCTCGTTCTGACTATCGCCGTTCTAGCCATGATCGTTGGACTGAGCGAAGTCGCTGTCGCTGTAAACACTGAATTAAACGATATTTCAAACGCAATCGGAGCCCTGAACCAGAGCTATGCTTACACTGGTTTCGTTGGAAATGGTGGAAAAAGCAAGAGCTTTTATGCCGGTTCACGGTTTAACGACGCTACTGATGACTGTGACCTGAACACCACATGTGACCTGGTAACTGGTACTGGTGTTGTGACTGCTTCTGAAGCTACTACTCCCTAGTATTAGTTTTGGGATGAATGTAAAGACGAAAACTCTGTTCAGGGCTTCTCCTGAGCAGAGTTCTTCCCAGATTTTGATTCACCACCCTTTACTCCAGGCCTGGCAAGACAGACAGGCACTACGGGGGCGATGTATAAAAAACCGCTCAACTGTTTGACAGTTGTTTTATCAGACTGTTCAAATTTTTTGATAGACCGCGTTGCCAGAAAACAACCAATCGCTCTTTCTACGTCTTTGTGACTCTCCTATCGACTATCTGTGTAAATTCTATCTTTGATTACATTTATAGCGATTCCAAAGATGTGTTTCTTTCTCTCCACACGCTTTGTGGACTTCTGTCATCAATGTTTCTTTTTTTGTCTGGCACACCGACTGCGTTATGGGCTGAGCATAACAAGTTGAATCGAATTGAAAAAACCAGGAAGTCTGGTTGGTTAATACTCACATATTGATTCGCAGCGTTGTGACCCGTGTTGAGGCTTCTTCTATTTCTTGCGATTTGTCCCCGAAAGAAGAAGAGGAGCTAACTGCATTGCATGAAGGTGAGAGAGCATTCAATGCGAATGGTGCCAATGTCATCATTTTGGGCTTCCATTGCTCCGCGGGTCATAACGTGTGCATTTAAAAATATTTAGGAAAACAATACTGCAGTTTGTGACGTGAAATTACGGGCCGGTAGTTTCACAAAGTGTGCCTGAATGGAGCGTTGTCTCACTCTGGCTCAGAGAGAAATATTGCATCTGTGATATGGATCTCTTCGTTATGGGATAGGTTTCTCATTTTGAGAAATCGATCCACTATTAGTCTCTCAACTAAATTTTAAAAACCAAGGAACTCACTAGTATGTTAAATCAACTTTGGAACGATGAAGCAGGTTTCGTTATTTCCGCAGAATTAGTACTCGTTTTGACCATCGCTGTACTGGCTATGATCGTCGGATTGAGCGAAGTTGCTGTTGCTGTTAACACTGAATTAAACGACATTTCAAACGCAATCGGATCTCTGAACCAGAGCTATGCCTACACTGGTTTCGCTGGAACAGGTGGAAAAAACAAGAGCCACTACGCTGGTTCACGTTTCAATGACGCTGTCGATGACTGCGACCTGAACACCACTTGTGACCTGGTTACAGGTACAACTGCTGTAACTGCTTCTGAATCAGTTACTCCGTAATTTTATTACGGCTAAATTCACAAAACTCTGCTCGGGAACTTCCTGAGCAGAGTTTTCTTCAAAACAGGAGATCAAAATCATGATGCGGGCTTTTTGGCAAAATGAATGTGGATTTGTTATTTCGGCAGAACTGGTTCTAGTGCTGACTATCGCTGTTCTGGCTATGATTGTGGGATTGAGTGAAGTTGCTCTTTCTGTAAACACCGAATTGAACGACGTCTCAAACGCCATCGGTGCTCTGAATCAAAGTTATGCTTATACCGGTTTTACTGCCAGTACTTTTTGTGAAGGCAAATCGAAAAGTCACTACGCAGGTTCCGGGTTCCACGACGCTGTTGATGACTGCGATCTGAACACGAGCTGTGATCTGGTGACAGGAACAAACGCGGTGACTGCTTCTGAAAGTGTCACTCCGTAGTTACCAAATGCGATAATTCAACTCTCTCATTGAACCGGTGGGGACCCCCGCCGGTTCTTTTTTTACGATTAGCAGATCTTACACTTTGTTCAAAAAAAGTGTTCAATCCAGTTTACATACTGGACTAATTTGTCTGAAAGAAGTTTCCCCGTGGCAACCCGACCAAAAAACTCGTAAACAAAGGGAAACAAAAGAGA
This genomic interval from Gimesia alba contains the following:
- a CDS encoding uracil-DNA glycosylase, whose protein sequence is MPGSRWNQLNQNIVNCTKCERLLAHCQKIAAEKRKSFQDWEYWGKPVPNFGDPQAELLIVGLAPAAHGANRTGRMFTGDRSGDWLYRALFKAGFANQPQAEHIDDGLQLRNCVITATCHCAPPANKPTREEIENCHPWLEQTVDLLPVKVFLALGQIGWKAVLDFKKRQGINWTGKRPAFSHGASFQFPDGHWLVGSYHPSQQNTFTGRLTEPMFDSVFELVKTKLQETS
- a CDS encoding Flp family type IVb pilin — its product is MINQFWKEEAGFIIASELVLILTIGCMAMIVGLSQIAVAVNTELNDLSNAFGSFNQSYVATGFEGNDSLYLGSMFLDTVDDCDLNTTCDLLIPASRSSSEGGILR
- a CDS encoding formyltransferase family protein; translation: MQVTISAVGPDNRGLADPIVHYVTGVGANIHEIQMYDHDSEHLFAMLLRIDWPIDVEPIAVLRERIMQIGTQKGLTLRVWARDEHDRPPRLAICTTFRSEPAEAVLNAIQSGVVNAEPAVIIGNRDRCQALADRHQVDFHNIGDDRGNPDNSRMVELFDSYDIDYVLLARYMRVLPPSICWSFAGGRIINLHHGLLPSYPGFQPYEDAFSHHMLTFGATIHFIIPELDAGNQIIHQNAFTVSPGTSLKEIKRIGETEHEPECLVEGVRRVIDREVELHFHRVVGMEDRK